In Miscanthus floridulus cultivar M001 chromosome 8, ASM1932011v1, whole genome shotgun sequence, the sequence TTGTGATTTTTCATTATAAATACTAACTACATATATAAAAGCATTGAAAAAGTTATTGAGACACACACTTATGTATATATTTATTTATCACACTTAGAGATATCATCATATTTGTCAGGGCCTCCTTAATCAAGATTGCTAGTTCCACCATTGACGGCACAGTGGTGCCAACGGTGCCCAGATGATTGCAATCGCGTCTATGTTTGACTTTTAACAGTACTTGTGATTGTGCATGGACTCAATTCAAAAGAACCACCGCTACTCAGTGCTCACCAGGCACAAAACAAAGCATGTCCCACTGTCCTAGTGCATTTTCTATTTTCCAGCAACAGCAAGGTTACTAAAAAACCCTACACAAGCCAGCGCCGGCGGGTCACTTACTTAGCCCACCACACACGTTAGAGAGCATACATATCTTACATCACAAACACACCACACATGCAAACATCACACAACCAAAAACCGTGTCTGTTATGCTTACTGAGATGGTAAGCCTGAAACTAATCCTCTTCTTCAGTACTACAATGCGGTGCCACATCCTAGCTATTGGGTGCTATTCCTGACGTGAACAAGGTTCCTCAGCTCTTCAAACGCATCCATGGTCTCCGGGTCAAAACCTCCAGCAAACTGCAAAAATGAGccggtttttaaattttaacacttGCAGATTTAAATACTGGAGAGCATGCAAACTTAATAAGACAATAGGTTCATGTGATAAGCGTCAGAGGGAAAAAATACGTTTAATCACATATGGAACTACAAATAAGGACATGTGAAATGCTTGTGTGTGATATTGTTGGCAGAGACTAATTGCTAATCTGGTCAGTAAGGTAAGTTACTGCTATAACGTGTTACCTGATGCATCCTGAAGGCAAATCTCACAGCCTGAAGCAGCATGTACTCCAGAGCTGGATCCTTGTTCAGAGGGCCCATGTATTGAAGCTCCATTGCAACCCTTTTCATGTACATCTTCGCTAATTTCACAGAAGCAAACTTTATCTGCAGTcaagaaggaaaaaaaacatAAGGGAGCAATCCAACAATATAAAGCAGGTCTTTTACAAGACGATGCTGCTATATAGGTTTTCATGACAGCAACAGAATCTGCAACTGCTGACAAGGAAACAAAGACAGATTCCCAGAGAGGCTGCTAACATTCCTTAAGCAACAATGTACAAAAATAATGTATTCAGTATTCTCAAGGAATAGGACTTTTAGTGGTCATCATACTAAGCACTCTAACTACTGAAAGATATATATGACAGCAGCGGGAAACTAATCAATAATTAAAGTAGTACTAGACAACAAGCTTTGCTTACTCCAGTAAATTAGTATAATTCTGCAAGGCCATCTTCAGTTTCCATGCCTAATGGAAGTGCACACTCATAATTTATTTAAACCAGAAAAGAGGCAGTCCGACACATAATATTTACCTTGCTAATAAGATTGTTATCAAGCATCCAGTCAGTAGGAATATTAAACTCCTTGCACTGCCTCATCATAGCCTCTCTTGTCCTTAGAAGGTTGTAGACACCTCTCTCAGTCCTGAATTAAGAATGCCAACAAAATTTTCAGTACTTTGTGCAACTTTATGGGTAATAATTATTATGTGGATGCATGTTCATTATATTTCAGTAAACTCGATCATACTTTTCAGATAGTGTAACCATTTTCTTCAGCGCGATTTCACAGGGCAGGCGTGGATCATCTTTATAGTTTGAAACTTCCGATTCCAGCTTCTTCAGGTCCTGGTAGCCAAAAGCTGCCTCTCGTAGAGTGTCTGCCTTCCTCTCAGGCCAATCAAAATGCTTCAACACTGCTCTCTCATCCACCTGAGCGTAGGGCGATTAAGTTAAAAGAATAATTTAAGTGGCAGCTCCAATTGAAAATGATTACTCAGAAATCAGTGGGATTGTAATAAGCATACTAGGAAGCCAAGTTCATCATCTAGCCACTTCACAAATGCAACCACATCTTCGATGTCTTTGTAGGCTGCACCAGTCACCTCCTTAATCAATGATTTCACAAATTCACCTTGAGTCTCAACATCCGCCTTGATCTGCAAATTAAATAAAAAGTTAAAGCACACAGTTAGTTCCAGAACCAGCCTATTAGAGCTTTTTGTATGATCACCAGATGTCCAATAAGCTAGACTGAGTTCACTGCTTACAGCTTGCAAATGGGACGAGCGGTTCTCAATTTCACCAATCATGCTACTCCGCACATTCGCAGAGTTAGCTGTTTCACAGATTCCACCACTGGAAGTATCCTTTTTAGAGTCCCTTCTCATAAGTGAATGGTAGAGCTCTGCGACCTGAGGTGCCCTCTTCATGACCCCAGTACTTTTTGAGGAAAACTTtggaggaggtggcggcggtggtggtcgcGGTGGATTTACAGTCGATCCATTTGATGGACCAGAATTTGACACAGAAACAGAAGGTCTCGGTGGAGGTTTAGGGATGCGCAATGCACGCTTTTCAACATCCAGACACTGTGACTTGCATACTTCTGGCTTGCTGAGAACAAATCTTGAACTTTCAGATCGACCAAAATCATACTTGTCCACAAGAAGGTCACGCTTCTCCCTGATTGTAGGATCCTTATTACAGGCAAGTGACTCATCTGTTGCATCCGGAAGGCTGATAAAGGTATCAGATTGCCTTCTTTTAATGATGTTGAAGTCTTGTGCACATCCCTTTGGTCCACCAAGTGAGTGCCTACGTGTCGGGCTTCGTGCTTCTGCAGCTTCAATCCATGCCCTATCAAGAAGGGCTTCCTTTTTAGATGCTTGACAACTCTTATCATTCTGGGACCACTGCTTGATGCGTTCTGCAATGCTGAATTTTATATCAGAACTGTCCTCAGCATTTTTTGCATCACCTTCACCAACATCATCTTCATTAAAAGCCATGACACCATTGCAATCTATATCCGTCATTGATCTAGCTGCTTGATCTGAGTTACAGAGCTCATGGCGTAAACATGAATTGATCCACCGAAGATAAGCAAGCTCCTCAACCTCTGTTAGCCGACTCATTTGCAATCCTTCAACTTGCTTGCTGAGGTTTGCATTTGTGTGCCTCAGCAACGATGCCTCAGCTTGAACCTTGGCAACTATATCACTCTGGTGACAGTATTTAAAGCACACGAAAGCAAAATTAGTTGAAATATTTTCCATACAAAGTACAAACAGAAAGGATAAAGTTCAAGCAATGGTACCTCTGCATTCTTCTCAAGGCCAGCCAATTTGGATTCAGCTGAAGAGAGCTTAATTGCAAGATTTCGTTTCTGAAACTGTAGCTCTTTGTTTAACCGGCGTAGTTCAACAACTTCAAACTCCAAATTTTCTGAAGGTGTGTTGTCCCCATTAACACTAGATATCCGGTTGCCATCACTATCTAATCTTACATTTTCTTCATGGTGCTCTACCATAGAAGATAGAACTGACAATTGTTCAGATATGCTTGTTTTCTCAGCTTCTAATGAAGTCTTCAGTCGTGCAAGCCTGTCAACTtcatccctcatagaatcaagctccttctcaagttctgaaACTTTTGGGTTTTCTCTGCATTGCCGCAACTCTGACTGTAATGCTAATTCCCTTTCTTTCGACTCACGCAGTTGCTCCCTGAGATGATCCAACTCAAGAAAAAGATCATGGGATGCTGGGGACCTAATACTGTGGCAATCGAAGACATGGGGGTGGACTTGAGCACCAGCAGGTGAACAAGGGAAGTCCCCAATGAGGGATCTTTTAACCCTAGAGTGGTACGGAATCTGTTGGATGGTCTGATTGACATTTTCAACACTTGCAAGAGGTGGTTTTTTACTTGCAACTGCTGCTGTCTTCTTGGTTTTCTTGTCTGCTGTAAACCCTTTGACAATTTGGGAACCCCATGAGGATCCAAACTTAGGTTTCAGAGAACTTGAATTGCTTTTGGAGTCAACCCTCGATCTGCATGGCTTTGTTTGGttgtcaaacatgatttcctctTTCATCTTTTCCCAGGATCACCAAACTCCAAGCACCATTCAACACTGCACATAAATGAGGAAAGTTGTTACTGATATGTAGCAGCCAATGTCACCACAAGAAAATTTGAAATAAATAATATGGTCAACTGATTTgtgaaaaataaaaataaaaaatatgtcCATTTTCAAACTGTCCATATATAGCCCCACGCAACATAGTACAGCATCCATCAAACTTAGTATTCGGCCAAAGGAGCTCTTAGCAGCAACTCTATGCATGGAACAGTTAATACCGGGACAGACCATTTGAGTTTTAACCCCAAAAAGCCTTCCTTTCTCCCATGAAGCTCTGTTTTTCTAGCCTGCTGAGAGTTGCACTGCATTCCTTAGCAATTAAATTGACTACGCCTATCCCTGCACATGGCACTTATGTGAAGCAAAAGGAGATTACGAAGGCCTGAACAGTCAAGTTTAGCACTTTTGATAGGGGCTTAACCCCTccagtttcttcaaaaaaaagtttAGCACTTTTGAGTAACCATCTCATTGTGAATCGCTGGATTCCAAAATCTTTCTGGCagcagaataaataaataaaattgttGAGGTAAACCCATGCTTTCTACTACTACAAAGAAAAAGGGAATGAGCAAGAATAGGACATGGATACTGCGATTGAGTCAGATCCGGGTAAAAATAGTTTGCATTGAGGTTTGGGGGTGCCCCATTCCGCACAgatggaagggaagagaaggggcggCATACCAGGATGGTGGTCGTCGCCGGTGAAGGGCCCCAGTCGTCCTCGGCAGTAAAGGAAGGCTACGGGAGAGGGACCAAAGTTACAGCTATAAAAAAAATGATACTGAAATCCCCTAACCCCAACCCTAAGCAGCTCAAATCTGCGGCATTCCACTCCACCAGAACGAACCTGGCTATGCCCACAAAGAGCCCCGAATCAGCTCAACCTACCTAGCTACTCCAAAGAACGCAGCCACGACCTCGGTGGCCGCCGGCGTTTAGGATACTGAGGCAGCGAGCGACTGGCACCAGCAGTAGCGGCAGTGGCGCTCTAGCCAATAAATAAAGAAGGAAATCGCCCAGCGCCCAGCGGAATGTGGAACCGTGGAGGAGGATGGAGGAAACAAACAAGGGATGGTGCTTCGGATGCTTGCCTCGCCAGCTCGCCCCAAGACAAGGAGAGAATCCGTCCCCCACGCGCGGATTTTTCAGTGGATTCCTCCCGGGTTCCGAGACGCCACGCGACCGCCTCGAGGTCTCGGTCTCGGCCTTTGCCCCCGTGGAGAAGAGAGAGACAGCAATGGAGGAAGGGGGGTTTTGAATTTTGAAATCGGAGATGGGGAAGAAAAAGGTGAGTAGCCGTAGCATAGCATAGCTCCAGCACGCTGTCGCGAGCTGGGGGCAGCGGCCAGGGCAGAGCAGTGGAGCTTACTGACATGTGGGCTCCTCTGTGTCTGGTGGTCcgaaatttttattttttagctcttttttttaaaatttttcataaatatgtccctggaggaaagatttcagaatctggacccttagctcgacgcTATCGTtgttggcgccgagctaacacgtctggCGTCAAACTCTTGGGCTCGAAGCCAACGTGGCGGTAACATGGCAGGAAGCTTGGCGCCAGTCACCCTAGCGCTAAGCTCGACGCCAGGGTGACTGAAGCCGAGCCTGTGTTTTAACCCcggccccaaccttcctgcccgagccttcttcctcttctttttcctccttctcgggttttttctctccccacctcGTCCTATCttacgaatcggcatattggaccttgcaaactttgatttgatccgtagatcttcgagagcaaggtatcctcgctctcctcctagtttttttcgtatcgattcggtatatattagtcggatttttcaacctaggaatcgtcattacttagggtttcattctatccctcaatatttGATTATACAACCATAGAATGATGCTAAggcgtgaaaaagctagcaaacctaggtaaccgcagcgcatgtagttatgttatgggttaattattgtgcatcaaatggaaaaccctaggtttagggtttattgttaattgctttcggttcttagaacgaaattggttgtattgtagttatgattctcattgacatttatttgtgatgttttgatttttgtttgttaaattacatctgttttgttagatgcaagaaatgtatcgggaggcGAAAACGGGTCGTtttcgagaattataccccgacgcgtctagcaaagatgctcccgtccctcctgacttccgtgtccctaactgtgactgtggtttcctggCCCATATTTtttaatcgaaacatccggataCAGCGGCGcggtgcttctacacatgtagtcattttaatgtaagaaattttttccactatcttttttatttatttgtgtaagtatgctactaatattttattggaatcacgttgtgtaggaccatgagagatgctttttcttttagtggatcaacGGTACAGACAAGTTTGAttctaggtacctccttttcgatgattggtttagagagagacatccacgtgagcacttcaagcggtgggttccacacccctaaccctccgccaatgatggctaaggagaagcacctagctgtAGTTAAACGACTCAAGGAACCTCCCCTGTGCCATTGTGGAGAtcaagctgtgataaaccctgagaatacgttagagtttgtatgtccaaacaagcatgaagtaagtgcaaagtgtatgtgttgaaatattgagctatatgtgttcatgtactaatgtcaccttatttaggtgttttcaatggcgaagtgtcattttaaggagtggttgtatggtcctaagaaccaatggcaagAAGAACCATGAAagattaaggaaaagaagaaagaaagggtaatttataaAGTATCTCCTGTCATGtatgaatgtggtgttaaatctaactatggtctagtcccttcggagcttggaataggtcattattgcgaccatatgattgactatgatgaggttgtttatttttatggtaaacatgaaatcgtattttgtttcttttgctaagacatatatgatataatttttcatttgaacggagcactagaaaatgcaggtgaaaatgttatgatggtcaagctaagttcttggatgaactgaaggggaggcaagtaatagCACGAAAGAGGAGATATGGAcctaactacgtcaacctattcgttaaacatcacaaagaaaagatgtgtaAGTTTGCTAGACAGCACGGTATTTGTAATCCGattgatgttgggcttgacaaatggggattggagagacggttgacgttagaggaggagagggcaaggaatgaggcaagggaggagacaagagtacagatgcaggtcttgaacgagcatgttgttgcattatgtgccagtgagtgcttgaaagctttTTTTCGTTAtctaattttaaatgtaatataatcgtgttgctaactgattgtattttatacatgaagggattggatgcagcgaggaacatgccacAGAGGtagctcatgcaaggtatgagaaaaaaaagttagatgagcacagatcaCGAGCTGGTCACACCGTTCAATCACTAATTGTGTTATCTGATgagggggatgaggatgaggacaacactagcagactgagtgagcttatcgctctagcagaggtgggcttgcaggcggaggaggctaaggatgacactagcagactgagcaagctcatcgctctagtagagacGGGCTTGCAGAcagaggaggctgaggacaacactagcagactgagtgagctcatcgctctagcagaggcgggcttgcaggcggaggaggatgacgacgcattCTTCACTCAGACCGCAGAGGTCGTAGATGAAGCAGAGGTAGCTTGCTACAGGCgataggcaggtcagagcaatgcaggtgagcttagccacagcaacagggttgtggtagaggactggtactcggatgatgagttgcttactcagtatatttTAGATtgaggatttgaaagtgcatttgccccctatgtgggttttggtgtattgatgacatctaaATTAGGAACTAAAGTGattttaatgagatatgtcgcagctattactCAGCAtgcgctctccaaaggttttatttttgtttttgagtttaggatccatcgcactataaagagggatgcaacttagttggtctgaggaagatagagtgctcaagcatagaaataaagtcaaaagagagacactctagcactccacgggCACATTGAATATTTTTTAGTGACTGTTGGTGTCGAAAGTCCCGATGTAAgctggaactcccgacagtcggaagtcacgactcatgctGGAAGTCCTGACGCCTAGTCACTTAGCCTATGCATTGAtagtggacgtcggaagtcctgacctaAGTCGGGAGTCCCGGCCCAAGTCTAtacgatacgattggactatacatgttctaatgaatttacatttaatctatgTACTAGATTTGTGACTTTTCAACACATAAAACACATAAAatagcatgtgagaacatgtactgaACTATGGTAtagagttccttcgactaaacctaacatgccttaggtaattaaaccaaacaacaaacacatagatgtgccaTATGAATAAGATAAAGTCGTCCTAATAGTGTGGCCATatagcaaattatgttgcaccttctccaaagtagcctcccattgttggtggtggtggcggcgggggtggcagcggaggccccttgttcttgtgattaggtgcaatatggatcattgcagagtgcctcctatgaatcagcactattgttgttgttgtcctgtccgtcgtccttgtaaccgctgctaacttccctttctagattgaagatacggtcctacaggtagtagatgtactccacatgcggataaataggtcgaggatcgacccacctagtgaacccacagttttcttcagccagggaagactacaataagtatgtcatgtaagttgtatagaagaggaacatattgaagaaacaaatagtaatagcaaatACCCATGCTCATGggtatttgaag encodes:
- the LOC136472290 gene encoding protein CHUP1, chloroplastic-like is translated as MKEEIMFDNQTKPCRSRVDSKSNSSSLKPKFGSSWGSQIVKGFTADKKTKKTAAVASKKPPLASVENVNQTIQQIPYHSRVKRSLIGDFPCSPAGAQVHPHVFDCHSIRSPASHDLFLELDHLREQLRESKERELALQSELRQCRENPKVSELEKELDSMRDEVDRLARLKTSLEAEKTSISEQLSVLSSMVEHHEENVRLDSDGNRISSVNGDNTPSENLEFEVVELRRLNKELQFQKRNLAIKLSSAESKLAGLEKNAESDIVAKVQAEASLLRHTNANLSKQVEGLQMSRLTEVEELAYLRWINSCLRHELCNSDQAARSMTDIDCNGVMAFNEDDVGEGDAKNAEDSSDIKFSIAERIKQWSQNDKSCQASKKEALLDRAWIEAAEARSPTRRHSLGGPKGCAQDFNIIKRRQSDTFISLPDATDESLACNKDPTIREKRDLLVDKYDFGRSESSRFVLSKPEVCKSQCLDVEKRALRIPKPPPRPSVSVSNSGPSNGSTVNPPRPPPPPPPPKFSSKSTGVMKRAPQVAELYHSLMRRDSKKDTSSGGICETANSANVRSSMIGEIENRSSHLQAIKADVETQGEFVKSLIKEVTGAAYKDIEDVVAFVKWLDDELGFLVDERAVLKHFDWPERKADTLREAAFGYQDLKKLESEVSNYKDDPRLPCEIALKKMVTLSEKTERGVYNLLRTREAMMRQCKEFNIPTDWMLDNNLISKIKFASVKLAKMYMKRVAMELQYMGPLNKDPALEYMLLQAVRFAFRMHQFAGGFDPETMDAFEELRNLVHVRNSTQ